Proteins encoded together in one Accipiter gentilis chromosome 16, bAccGen1.1, whole genome shotgun sequence window:
- the TDRD15 gene encoding tudor domain-containing protein 15, whose protein sequence is MESPTPSPNIVDMNLKITHIECHPECLVIVFQGQYMAGCELDYYILQNEIQRVFKVKDNVYIGGSCLVEDTEGKWHRGRVLEKREHTCEAFLIDTGQVLVVEETHLASACDELFQLPPKIVLGVFASILPLGEKWGPKAINYFSSLVGLQITGHVKAVLAYQLFILEVPKIISDVLELQLGKFIDGDSFCLIVEMLRVFPQGILCKRVPQFLKQKYPVKELLAFSNSEKPTDFWPVPDDLFPHLPVGSKENVKITVAVSPNKFYCQIQKRQKELEDLTGAMHLYYEAISIENNKSFDSLGLLCAAKRQNGQWHRGVIKQLLSDRVEVWFMDFGNIEAVPSSCVQKLKVEFMALPMISFPCALSCFGSQDETVIKTQLKELTLALIGQTSVCVHVDLFNDIKRLYYITLQKQNLGVNAKHPENLNEAAASCVSLLETKITSIALNYKPCHERYNLFKNCTGNKHIKTCLPEWDISLSSHCKRVEMQMNSFHTAVVVYVVNPSDFWIQTCEYQNEFQALMKNIADAYNQCGADEMVLKNPEPGLLCCARYSKDMHYYRGVVIEVLHVNITVYFLDFGNTDTVPCYDVKTLLPEFSDLPALAMCCALACTFPVDDVWVKKETDFFRGIVCNKVLLLHVIGKQNNKYIVKAHYRSGLQQGDVATCMVQAGYAEYWEKIPDSVVNLAKKRQALNPCKLKKKKVNTQSVCNISKHKVSRNGEVLHKEKSLNVPSVLRESVVLSCFGKGAITKRCKSVCEEKLFYKEFVFKPGAVFEVVCSCIVSPADFSCQLQSKLPELNNLMEQIQTYYKEHTSPYETGQVACIVKCPKDGRWYRATVVQQVSTNEVDVFFVDYGYRERVLLKDLQAVLPDFLTLESQAFRCGLKSVPLQTDSLNCSEEVCRCFEDFISVSRGPLTCIIYALILVSPNCLFNVVDLQTPSISAEEFLRECGLTQSECIGLRNLASLGSLYSFCYSSFDIKTGSEEEVYITHIHGPSKFYCQLNRNTETIEALMKRVSVISKMSNNAKYDTSNMRLCIARYFEDGLFYRALAFPVESTSYLCADFVDFGNKNMVERDQLMPIPDFATDLIFTPMQAIKCSLSDLRETEIPARVTRWFEETFLGKLLKAIIVSRESDGQIIVELYDGQLKVSQKIKEKMLEELALKNYTEQFGSNRGVICHMENNKKINKVAVKNSERVKLKSEVKCQVYDKHCQTNIGQNFGHEEQTACSAQKLCSGSSKPLTLQDSEEPDFRSTVSAVLEHREEPLVGEPASHSLCYPAVNSKEITVNALSESHNERLNYTGQQERDNENIPKLTNLPRRHIRVNSEVAGCISHMNSPSSFYVQLAEDENVIVQLAKELNESMVNIGHEDCLGELMVGDLIVVEHDSDCFYYRAVIKTLKLGNSFEVEFIDYGNAAVVSLSKISRIQKKFLTLPRLSVHCFLSRAKSVPDESWTSKSSSSFVSKINNKPVTYKFLQQHGERWEVDVICGGKSISNDLLQKKGRVRWRNTPMRNQENSPKQIQVTNDNPRDRKSRNVQSKTKAVRMKNTSRTPLNVLPQDVNSGQVEGAEVMSISESGEFHVQLLRNLQILRELNVMLVKEAQRSDLLRVDDIEEGLECMTKSERNLKWYRSKVIKKFAREKLMLVFFMDYGKCEMVSLNNAKMLSDKIKNIPKQAVFCKWVCFKKLKKIQFVHVVNALLNREINILFSRYLESSHIWEVDILIGEILLQEYLNQLLSDCWIVVGPEKSSNTDCKEFDTSFKIISVTWTLLQSGKRYPGFATAVTDPSNFCIQFEVSFDCMQNLSLLLSDLPDNLPALPKELVAPGASCLIKFGLEAQWNRAEISEVTSQSVALKFIDYGFLKSIPYSDIHKLKVIPESLSYLPRLAHSCSLHDIVPASGEYWSDEAKLLFQKLLSKPGLIFHFKHYGSEMRLEVDVLYEENNLAHALIAAGHAVNSRSRCCLIPVDRIKTEKTDLQPQCPNSSYCASLCEPDCNYDENSYFADRNKEVKQKSV, encoded by the coding sequence ATGGAATCTCCAACTCCTTCACCAAACATAGTAGATATGAATCTGAAGATAACTCATATCGAATGCCATCCTGAATGCTTGGTTATAGTGTTCCAGGGTCAATACATGGCAGGATGCGAGCTTGACTATTACATACTACAAAATGAAATACAACGTGTGTTCAAAGTAAAAGATAATGTTTACATTGGTGGATCTTGTTTGGTGGAAGACACAGAAGGAAAATGGCATAGAGGGAGAGTTCTGGAAAAGAGAGAACATACCTGTGAGGCTTTTCTTATCGACACTGGGCAAGTGCTAGTGGTTGAGGAAACACATCTTGCTTCTGCTTGTGATGAATTGTTTCAGCTGCCTCCAAAGATAGTTTTGGGTGTTTTTGCAAGCATACTTCCTCTTGGAGAAAAATGGGGTCCAAAAGCCAttaactatttttcttctctggtaGGATTACAGATTACAGGTCATGTGAAAGCTGTTCTAGCATACCAACTGTTTATTCTAGAAGTGCCGAAGATCATTAGTGATGTTCTTGAACTGCAGTTAGGAAAATTTATTGATGGAGATTCATTTTGTCTTATTGTAGAAATGTTAAGAGTGTTTCCCCAAGGAATCCTTTGTAAGAGAGTGCCACAGTTCTTGAAACAGAAGTATCCGGTCAAGGAGTTGCTTGCTTTCAGTAATTCTGAGAAACCAACAGATTTTTGGCCAGTTCCAGATGATCTCTTTCCACATCTACCTGTTGGcagtaaagaaaatgtaaaaataactgtTGCAGTAAGCCCAAATAAATTTTACTGTCAGATACAGAAACGGCAGAAAGAGCTGGAAGATTTGACAGGAGCTATGCATTTGTACTATGAAGCTATCAGTATAGAAAATAACAAATCTTTTGATAGTTTAGGGTTACTCTGTGCTGCCAAAAGGCAAAATGGACAGTGGCATAGAGGAGTGATAAAACAGCTTCTCTCTGACCGTGTAGAAGTCTGGTTTATGGATTTTGGCAATATTGAAGCTGTGCCATCTAGTTGCGTTCAGAAACTTAAAGTAGAGTTCATGGCATTACCAATGATTTCATTTCCATGTGCACTGTCTTGTTTTGGTAGTCAGgatgaaacagtaataaaaactCAGCTGAAAGAACTTACACTGGCCTTGATAGGACAAACTTCTGTGTGTGTCCACGTTGATTTATTCAATGACATTAAACGCTTGTATTATATTACGCTGCAAAAGCAAAATCTTGGGGTTAATGCTAAGCATCCAGAAAACCTGAATGAGGCAGCTGCATCATGTGTCtcacttttggaaacaaaaatcacAAGTATTGCTCTAAACTACAAACCATGTCATGAGAGATACAATTTGTTTAAGAATTGTACTGGAAATAAACATATAAAAACCTGCTTACCTGAATGGGATATTTCTTTGTCAAGCCACTGCAAAAGAGTAGAAATGCAAATGAATTCTTTCCATACTGCTGTTGTGGTATATGTCGTAAATCCATCTGACTTCTGGATTCAAACATGTGAATATCAGAATGAATTTCAAGCCTTGATGAAAAATATTGCAGATGCATATAACCAGTGTGGAGCCGATGAAATGGTCCTTAAAAACCCAGAACCTGGATTGCTGTGCTGTGCCAGGTATAGCAAAGACATGCATTACTATCGGGGTGTTGTCATTGAAGTGCTTCATGTAAacattactgtttattttttggATTTTGGAAATACAGATACAGTGCCCTGTTATGATGTGAAAACATTGCTTCCTGAGTTTTCTGATTTACCAGCTTTAGCTATGTGTTGTGCACTTGCTTGCACATTTCCTGTTGATGATGTATgggttaaaaaagaaactgatttcTTCAGAGGCATTGTGTGTAACAAAGTACTGCTGCTTCATGTCAttggaaagcaaaacaacaagTATATTGTTAAAGCGCATTATAGGAGTGGTTTGCAGCAAGGAGATGTTGCCACATGCATGGTTCAAGCTGGATATGCTGAATACTGGGAGAAGATACCAGACTCTGTTGTTAATTTGGCCAAAAAAAGGCAAGCTCTGAATccctgcaaattaaaaaaaaaaaaagtaaatacacaGAGTGTCTGTAATATTAGTAAACATAAGGTATCCAGAAATGGAGAGGTGCTTCACAAGGAAAAGTCATTAAATGTGCCTTCAGTTCTGAGAGAATCTGTTGTGCTGTCCTGTTTTGGAAAAGGTGCTATTACTAAAAGGTGTAAATCAGTATgtgaggaaaaattattttataaagagTTTGTGTTTAAACCAGGGGCTGTTTTTGAAGTGGTGTGTTCTTGCATTGTTTCCCCAGCAGACTTTTCATGTCAGTTGCAAAGCAAACTGCCAGAGCTAAATAACTTAATGGAACAAATTCAGACTTACTATAAAGAGCATACCAGTCCTTATGAAACTGGACAGGTTGCCTGTATTGTTAAATGTCCCAAAGATGGGAGGTGGTACAGAGCAACTGTTGTGCAGCAAGTATCCACAAATGAAGTTGATGTGTTTTTTGTAGACTATGGTTATCGGGAAAGAGTTTTACTTAAAGATCTTCAAGCTGTTCTTCCAGATTTCCTAACTCTGGAAAGTCAAGCATTTCGATGTGGACTTAAAAGTGTACCCTTACAGACTGACTCACTTAATTGTTCTGAAGAAGTATGCAGATGTTTTGAAgacttcatttctgtttctagAGGACCACTGACTTGCATCATTTATGCTCTTATTCTTGTAAGCCCTAACTGTTTATTCAATGTAGTTGACTTACAGACTCCATCTATTAGTGCAGAGGAATTCCTCAGAGAATGTGGTCTCACTCAGTCTGAATGTATTGGTCTGAGAAACCTTGCATCTTTGGGTTCTCTGTACAGTTTTTGCTACTCATCTTTTGATATAAAAACTGGAAGTGAGGAGGAGGTTTATATAACTCATATACATGGTCCTTCAAAATTCTATTGTCAGCTTAATCGAAACACTGAAACTATAGAGGCATTGATGAAGAGGGTTAGTGTCATAAGTAAAATGTCAAATAATGCAAAATACGATACCAGCAATATGCGATTATGTATAGCCAGATATTTTGAAGATGGTCTCTTTTATAGAGCTTTGGCTTTTCCTGTGGAATCAACATCCTATCTATGTGCTGACTTTGTGGATTTTGGAAATAAGAATATGGTAGAGAGAGACCAGTTGATGCCTATTCCAGACTTTGCCACTGACCTAATATTCACACCCATGCAAGCTATTAAATGCTCTCTGTCAGATCTTAGGGAGACAGAAATTCCAGCAAGAGTTACTAGGTGGTTTGAGGAAACATTCCTTGGTAAACTGCTGAAGGCTATAATTGTATCCAGAGAATCAGACGGACAGATTATTGTGGAGTTGTATGATGGACAGCTCAAAGtaagtcagaaaataaaagaaaaaatgttggaAGAATTGGCACTGAAAAATTATACAGAACAATTTGGAAGTAACAGAGGAGTGATATGTCacatggaaaataacaaaaaaattaataaagtagCTGTTAAAAATTCTGAAAGAGTTAAGTTGAAATCTGAAGTAAAATGCCAAGTATATGATAAACATTGTCAGACAAATATTGGACAGAATTTTGGACATGAAGAGCAAACTGCATGTAGCGCACAAAAGTTGTGTAGTGGGTCCTCAAAACCGCTAACTTTACAGGACAGTGAAGAACCAGATTTTAGAAGTACTGTTAGTGCTGTTCTGGAGCACAGAGAGGAACCGCTGGTTGGAGAGCCTGCTTCTCACTCACTCTGTTATCCTGCTGTAAATTCAAAGGAAATAACTGTAAATGCTCTCTCTGAATCTCATAATGAAAGACTAAATTACACAGGTCAGCAGGAAAGGGATAATGAAAATATACCTAAATTAACAAATCTTCCTCGGCGTCATATTCGGGTGAATTCTGAAGTAGCAGGGTGTATTTCTCATATGAATAGTCCATCAAGTTTCTATGTTCAGCTTGCAGAGGATGAAAACGTAATAGTACAACTAGCAAAAGAATTAAATGAAAGCATGGTGAATATAGGTCATGAAGATTGCTTAGGTGAGCTCATGGTAGGGGATCTCATTGTTGTAGAACATGACAGCGATTGTTTTTATTACAGAGCAGTTATTAAAACTCTGAAATTGGGAAACTCCTTTGAGGTGGAGTTCATTGACTATGGTAATGCAGCAGTTGTAAGTCTTTCAAAAATCTCCAGGATTCAGAAAAAGTTCTTAACTTTGCCGAGGCTCAGTGTTCATTGTTTTCTTAGCAGAGCAAAAAGTGTTCCTGATGAAAGCTGGACTAGTAAAAGTAGTTCCTCTTttgtaagcaaaataaataacaagCCAGTCACTTACAAGTTCTTACAGCAACATGGAGAGCGATGGGAAGTAGATGTAATTTGTGGTGGAAAGTCTATATCTAATGACCTTCTGCAGAAAAAAGGCAGGGTGAGGTGGCGAAACACACCAATGCGTAATCAGGAAAACAGTCCAAAACAAATTCAGGTTACAAACGATAATCCTCGAGATAGAAAGTCTAGGAATGTTCAAAGTAAAACTAAAGCTGTTAGGATGAAAAATACTTCTAGAACACCCTTAAATGTCCTTCCTCAAGATGTAAATTCTGGACAGGTAGAAGGAGCAGAAGTAATGAGTATTTCAGAGAGTGGAGAATTTCATGTACAGTTACTTAGAAATTTGCAAATACTACGTGAGTTAAATGTAATGCTTGTGAAAGAAGCACAAAGAAGTGATTTGCTTAGAGTGGATGACATTGaagaaggattggaatgtatgACAAAATCTGAAAGGAACTTGAAGTGGTATCGTTCAAAAGTGATAAAGAAATTTGCTAGGGAGAAGTTAATGCTAGTTTTTTTCATGGATTATGGCAAGTGTGAGATGGTGTCCTTAAATAATGCAAAGATGCTCAGTGATAAGattaaaaatattcctaaacAAGCTGTGTTTTGTAAatgggtttgttttaaaaaactgaagaaaattcaaTTTGTCCATGTAGTAAATGCACTCCTGAATCGTGAAATAAACATCTTGTTTTCAAGATATTTGGAATCCTCTCATATCTGGGAAGTAGATATTTTAATAGGGGAAATTCTGCTTCAGGAATATTTGAACCAGCTCTTAAGTGACTGTTGGATTGTTGTCGGACCGGAAAAATCCAGTAATACAGACTGTAAGGAGTTTGATACATCATTCAAGATAATTTCAGTCACATGGACGCTTCTCCAGAGTGGCAAAAGGTATCCTGGATTTGCAACTGCAGTCACTGATCCTTCGAACTTCTGCATCCAGTTTGAAGTCTCATTTGATTGTATGCAAAACTTGTCTTTGCTGCTCTCTGACCTTCCTGACAACTTGCCAGCTTTGCCAAAAGAACTTGTGGCTCCTGGTGCTAGCTGCTTGATCAAGTTTGGACTGGAAGCACAGTGGAACAGGGCAGAAATTAGTGAAGTAACAAGTCAGTCTGTTGCTCTCAAGTTTATTGATTATGGCTTTCTGAAGAGCATCCCTTACTCTGATATCCATAAACTTAAAGTTATTCCAGAAAGTCTGTCTTATTTACCACGCTTGGCACACTCTTGCTCTTTACATGATATAGTTCCTGCCAGCGGGGAATACTGGAGTGATGAAGCtaaacttctgtttcagaaacTTCTTAGTAAACCTGGTctgatatttcattttaaacactATGGCTCTGAAATGAGATTAGAGGTGGATGTTCTGTATGAGGAGAACAATCTAGCTCATGCCTTAATTGCTGCTGGCCATGCAGTCAACTCTAGAAGTAGGTGCTGCCTCATTCCAGTTGacagaattaaaacagaaaaaacagatttgCAGCCTCAGTGTCCAAATTCTAGTTACTGTGCTTCCCTGTGTGAACCAGATTGTAATTATGACGAAAACTCTTATTTTGCTGACAGAAATAAAGAAGTGAAGCAAAAAAGTGTCTGA